From the Halorhabdus utahensis DSM 12940 genome, one window contains:
- a CDS encoding SatD family protein, producing MNEDSATPRYVALIGDIRGSRELADRNEVQNEFKSVVDSLNNHVPDRSIASPFTVTTGDEFQVLLTDAKAGVEAAVSASDQFHPAGLRFGIGQGELDTAVNPDQAIGMDGPCFHRAREAINSARKDGAWIRVAGWSNGIDDHVNSMFDLVQCVREDWTDRQAQFGRALKEEDTQKRVASRYGVSKSTVSESLSAGHVHAVRAGENSLGTLLQDTFPGGESP from the coding sequence ATGAACGAGGACAGTGCCACTCCCCGATACGTCGCACTGATCGGAGACATCCGCGGTTCCCGGGAGCTGGCGGACCGCAACGAAGTACAGAATGAATTCAAAAGCGTTGTAGACTCCCTCAACAATCACGTTCCGGACAGGTCTATCGCGTCACCGTTCACCGTGACGACAGGAGACGAGTTCCAGGTACTCCTCACGGATGCCAAGGCTGGCGTCGAAGCTGCGGTCTCGGCGAGCGATCAGTTCCACCCGGCCGGATTGCGATTTGGGATCGGCCAGGGCGAACTGGACACGGCGGTTAATCCGGATCAAGCCATCGGGATGGATGGCCCATGCTTCCACCGAGCCCGGGAAGCGATCAACTCGGCTCGAAAGGACGGGGCGTGGATCCGCGTGGCCGGTTGGTCGAACGGGATCGACGACCACGTCAATTCGATGTTCGACCTGGTGCAATGTGTCCGTGAGGATTGGACGGACCGACAGGCCCAATTTGGGCGGGCACTGAAGGAAGAAGACACGCAAAAACGTGTCGCGAGCCGCTATGGGGTCTCGAAATCCACCGTCAGCGAATCACTCAGTGCCGGACACGTCCATGCGGTACGGGCTGGGGAGAACTCGCTTGGGACGTTACTACAGGACACCTTCCCCGGCGGTGAGAGCCCATGA
- a CDS encoding YkgJ family cysteine cluster protein — translation MEVDCEGCAGCCIDWRPLAAGDIDHERRGPYEPLDDEYNLVPLHRDEVRGFVEEGLTDALVPRLFASENGIDVGGISVAAIDGRPAFFVGLRSVPKPVAPFGHEPTWLSSCVFLDPTTLQCRIHDTEHYPATCSTYPGENLVLDVETECERVEGEHGGDRLLDDEPPADATPNFGPAAIGETVFAHPDPDRIEDAIRRLRDGDSTKQDRAEFVAVAAASSPGTLEIEPTEYEQVRGRAATAESWVSAAITDWRRRGGIETADPALATTVETQRGATPTPGWNRDH, via the coding sequence ATGGAGGTCGACTGCGAGGGGTGTGCGGGCTGTTGCATCGACTGGCGACCGCTCGCCGCAGGGGACATCGACCACGAGCGCCGCGGCCCCTACGAACCGCTCGACGACGAGTACAACCTCGTCCCCCTCCATCGCGACGAGGTTCGTGGGTTCGTCGAGGAAGGGCTGACCGACGCGCTCGTCCCACGACTCTTCGCGAGCGAGAACGGGATCGACGTCGGCGGGATCTCCGTCGCGGCGATCGACGGCCGCCCGGCGTTTTTCGTCGGCCTGCGGTCGGTCCCGAAGCCAGTAGCTCCGTTCGGCCACGAGCCGACCTGGCTGTCGAGTTGCGTCTTCCTCGACCCGACGACGTTGCAGTGTCGGATCCACGATACCGAGCACTATCCGGCAACCTGCTCGACCTATCCGGGTGAGAATCTGGTGCTCGACGTCGAAACGGAGTGTGAGCGCGTCGAGGGCGAACACGGCGGCGACCGGTTGCTCGACGACGAACCACCCGCGGACGCGACGCCGAACTTCGGTCCCGCGGCGATCGGGGAGACAGTCTTCGCCCATCCGGATCCGGATCGGATCGAGGACGCGATCAGACGCCTTCGCGACGGTGACTCGACGAAGCAAGACCGCGCGGAGTTCGTCGCCGTCGCCGCGGCGTCGAGTCCGGGCACGCTCGAGATCGAACCGACCGAGTACGAACAGGTTCGCGGGCGGGCAGCGACCGCAGAGTCATGGGTCAGTGCGGCGATTACCGACTGGCGACGGCGGGGAGGAATTGAGACGGCCGACCCGGCACTCGCGACCACGGTCGAAACCCAGCGCGGAGCGACACCGACGCCCGGCTGGAACCGCGACCACTGA
- a CDS encoding 60S ribosomal export protein NMD3: MTRSGAFCPRCGDAIESDPTERPGQPGAHDPDSVLCDACYFEEFDLVDAPERIEVRVCSRCGAVHRGNRWLDVGAEDYTDVAIEETSESLGVHLDATDVSWQVAPEQVDRNTIRMHATFSGVVRGTAVTEEVVVPVKVSRQVCTRCGRIAGGSYASTVQVRARDRTPTDDEIERAKAIAHEIVADMEATGARDAFVTEVGEDDDGVNIKVSTTNIGKQIASRIVGEFGGSFSDSETLITEDEDGNEVYRVTYAVRLPPYRPGEVIDPEDSDGPVIVRSVQGNLKGTRLKTGDAYEASFEAGNAPDARRLGDQSDGVETTLVAIEDDHAVQVLDPETYETKSIPRPDYLDADAETVPVLKSRAGLHVLPSGEADEINDE; encoded by the coding sequence ATGACGCGATCGGGTGCGTTCTGTCCGCGGTGTGGCGATGCGATCGAGAGCGACCCGACCGAGCGGCCGGGCCAGCCTGGCGCGCACGATCCCGACAGCGTGCTGTGTGACGCCTGCTACTTCGAGGAGTTCGACCTCGTGGACGCGCCCGAGCGGATCGAGGTCCGCGTCTGTTCGCGGTGTGGGGCCGTCCACCGGGGCAATCGGTGGCTCGACGTCGGTGCGGAGGACTACACCGACGTCGCGATCGAGGAAACCAGCGAGTCGCTGGGTGTCCACCTCGATGCGACCGACGTCTCCTGGCAGGTCGCGCCCGAGCAGGTCGACCGCAACACGATCCGGATGCACGCGACGTTTTCGGGGGTCGTCCGCGGGACGGCGGTCACCGAGGAGGTGGTCGTCCCCGTGAAGGTCTCCCGGCAAGTCTGCACGCGGTGTGGCCGGATCGCCGGTGGGTCCTACGCCTCGACCGTCCAGGTGCGGGCACGCGACCGGACGCCGACCGACGACGAGATCGAACGTGCCAAAGCGATCGCCCACGAAATCGTCGCCGACATGGAAGCGACGGGCGCTCGTGACGCGTTCGTCACCGAGGTCGGCGAGGACGACGACGGGGTGAACATCAAGGTCTCGACGACGAACATCGGCAAGCAGATCGCCAGCCGGATCGTCGGCGAGTTCGGCGGATCCTTCTCGGACTCGGAGACGCTGATCACCGAGGACGAGGACGGCAACGAAGTCTACCGGGTGACCTACGCCGTCCGGTTGCCGCCCTATCGACCAGGCGAGGTTATCGACCCGGAGGACAGTGACGGGCCGGTCATCGTTCGGAGCGTCCAGGGCAATCTCAAGGGAACGCGGCTGAAGACCGGCGACGCCTACGAGGCGAGTTTCGAGGCGGGTAATGCACCCGACGCCCGACGGCTTGGCGATCAATCCGACGGCGTCGAGACGACGCTGGTGGCGATCGAGGACGACCACGCCGTGCAGGTGCTCGATCCCGAGACCTACGAGACCAAATCGATCCCGCGACCGGACTATCTCGACGCCGACGCCGAGACAGTTCCGGTGTTGAAATCGCGAGCCGGGTTGCACGTCCTCCCGAGCGGCGAGGCGGACGAGATCAACGATGAGTGA
- a CDS encoding digeranylgeranylglycerophospholipid reductase, whose amino-acid sequence MVEGYDVVIAGAGPAGCQCARDVARRGYDVVVLEAESAAEFPRGSNKSTGGTFPPMLASFGIPDDVVMQFTDSVVIESPTEYFRADQVGAVLEFGAFKEFLVADGREAGAEYRFDARVSEPLLDGDDVIGVRYNGSEEVHADVVIDATGPAAPLATALGVSDLERTRQAIGIEYELEGVTLDADGMADLTDAMMLRLDHEVAPGGYAWVFHTGDDTAKVGVCYINNEGYQRHATDDRTIDGYLDHWLTIDDRFANATRIEGRQHRGSAHIQSPGRMTTAGFIAIGDTVPSLDPLWGEGIHNSMQSGRAAAVTVDQALTPSQPDTSAEAMAYYESIWHRKIAPRMDSRLRMTELLYLASNDRYDRLLAELQRLDDETLSAVNQGSWRAVAKLLHIEDVPLLAKFVKKHVT is encoded by the coding sequence ATGGTCGAAGGGTACGACGTGGTGATCGCGGGCGCCGGCCCGGCCGGGTGCCAGTGTGCACGTGACGTTGCGAGGCGGGGGTACGACGTGGTTGTCCTCGAAGCGGAATCGGCGGCCGAGTTCCCGCGCGGGAGCAACAAGTCCACGGGAGGGACGTTCCCGCCGATGCTTGCGAGTTTCGGCATCCCGGACGACGTGGTGATGCAGTTCACCGATAGCGTGGTCATCGAGTCCCCAACGGAGTATTTCCGGGCGGACCAGGTCGGTGCGGTCCTCGAGTTCGGTGCGTTCAAGGAGTTCCTCGTCGCGGACGGACGCGAGGCAGGGGCCGAGTATCGCTTCGACGCACGGGTCAGCGAGCCCCTGCTGGACGGCGACGACGTCATCGGCGTCCGATACAACGGTTCCGAGGAGGTCCACGCCGACGTCGTGATTGACGCCACGGGACCGGCCGCGCCCCTCGCCACGGCGCTCGGGGTCTCCGACCTCGAGCGAACGCGGCAGGCGATCGGGATCGAGTACGAGCTAGAGGGCGTGACCCTCGACGCCGACGGGATGGCCGACCTCACTGACGCGATGATGCTCCGCCTCGATCACGAGGTGGCCCCCGGCGGGTACGCGTGGGTCTTCCACACCGGCGACGATACCGCCAAGGTCGGCGTCTGTTACATCAACAACGAGGGCTATCAGCGCCACGCCACCGACGATCGAACCATCGACGGGTACCTCGACCACTGGTTGACGATCGACGACCGCTTCGCGAACGCGACGCGGATCGAGGGTCGACAGCATCGCGGTTCGGCACACATCCAGTCGCCGGGACGGATGACGACGGCCGGGTTCATCGCGATCGGCGACACGGTGCCGTCGCTCGACCCGCTGTGGGGCGAGGGCATCCACAATTCGATGCAGTCCGGGCGGGCGGCAGCGGTCACCGTCGACCAGGCGTTGACACCATCGCAGCCGGACACGAGTGCCGAGGCCATGGCGTACTACGAGTCGATCTGGCACCGGAAGATCGCGCCACGGATGGACTCGCGCCTCCGGATGACCGAGTTGCTCTACCTCGCGTCGAACGACCGATACGACCGGCTACTCGCCGAACTCCAACGTCTCGACGACGAGACGCTTTCGGCCGTCAACCAGGGGAGCTGGCGGGCCGTCGCTAAGCTGTTACACATCGAGGACGTCCCGCTGCTGGCGAAGTTCGTCAAAAAGCACGTCACGTAG
- a CDS encoding DUF3307 domain-containing protein has product MTGWLTALGPEGTALALLLLGHVLGDFVFQTDALARNKHRWGPLLAHAGIVLLVHGVAFIPLLTPQTVLIIGFVGAFHFLIDAVSARIRKQRAASAHLFLGDQMAHLVVLLVGWSLIDPSAWTNAPVVTSLGGETSLPWSEMTIGAVYLSAFVFAHEGGNTIVRGILPADGPESPEGDLEAGSLIGSLERWLILVLGLAGRWEAVALVVAVKSIARFEELKQRPFAEYFLVGTLASVLVAIALVVLVSVLV; this is encoded by the coding sequence ATGACCGGGTGGTTGACCGCGCTCGGGCCGGAGGGGACGGCCCTCGCATTGCTCCTTCTGGGTCACGTCCTCGGCGACTTCGTCTTCCAGACGGATGCACTGGCACGGAACAAACACAGATGGGGGCCACTGCTCGCTCACGCCGGGATCGTCCTCCTCGTCCACGGTGTCGCGTTCATCCCGCTATTGACTCCCCAAACGGTCCTGATCATCGGCTTCGTCGGCGCCTTTCATTTCCTCATCGACGCCGTCTCGGCCCGGATACGAAAGCAGAGGGCGGCGTCTGCGCATCTCTTTCTCGGGGATCAGATGGCTCACCTGGTGGTCCTTCTCGTTGGCTGGTCCCTGATCGACCCCTCGGCCTGGACGAACGCGCCGGTTGTGACCAGCCTCGGCGGGGAAACCTCCCTACCCTGGTCAGAAATGACCATCGGGGCGGTGTACCTCTCCGCGTTCGTCTTCGCTCACGAAGGCGGAAACACGATCGTCCGCGGAATCCTCCCGGCAGACGGCCCCGAATCTCCGGAAGGGGATCTGGAGGCTGGTTCCCTCATCGGGAGCTTAGAACGGTGGCTCATCCTCGTCCTCGGCCTGGCTGGCCGCTGGGAAGCGGTCGCGCTCGTGGTGGCGGTCAAGTCGATTGCTCGTTTTGAGGAGCTAAAGCAACGTCCGTTCGCCGAGTACTTCCTCGTCGGAACCCTGGCCAGTGTGCTGGTGGCAATCGCGCTGGTAGTACTCGTCTCTGTCCTGGTGTGA
- a CDS encoding class I SAM-dependent methyltransferase, translating to MSDDSPIPDDEEEVSEVLSGESEGAGVLTGESEGELAVVVEKPRAQQAIDALTDEGVYDADRRVRAYGDGGVSIPVTAVPETVDFHEVVRQVGDPRLRTLADHLRERGWTGAEVDRAPSSWAVVGSVILVDVGDAPRPAEVGEALLDLHGEADTVLQRHGIAGEHREPNVSVLAGEGDTETIHTEHGTRYALDLAKVMFSPGNKEERSYMGDRVGDDETVLDMFAGIGYFTLPMARADADVIAVERNPTAFQYLLENARLNDVTDRVQPYRADCRDVVDGVSVDRVVMGYYDAYKYLDSALDALEPGGVLHLHEATPEDLIFERPIDRLEAAASDRGRSVEVLDTRRVKSYSEGVDHVVVDARVD from the coding sequence ATGAGTGACGACAGTCCGATTCCGGACGACGAAGAGGAGGTGTCCGAGGTTCTCAGCGGCGAAAGTGAAGGGGCCGGGGTTCTCACCGGGGAATCTGAGGGTGAGCTCGCCGTCGTCGTCGAGAAACCCCGCGCCCAGCAAGCCATCGACGCCCTGACCGACGAGGGCGTCTACGACGCAGACCGGCGCGTCCGGGCCTACGGCGACGGCGGCGTCTCGATCCCCGTGACGGCCGTCCCCGAAACCGTCGACTTTCACGAAGTCGTCCGGCAGGTCGGCGATCCTCGACTGCGGACGCTGGCCGATCACCTCCGCGAGCGCGGGTGGACCGGAGCGGAGGTCGACCGTGCGCCGTCGTCGTGGGCCGTCGTCGGGAGCGTGATCCTCGTCGACGTGGGTGACGCGCCGCGACCGGCAGAAGTGGGTGAAGCGCTCCTCGACCTCCACGGCGAGGCCGACACCGTCCTCCAGCGCCACGGGATCGCCGGCGAGCATCGCGAGCCGAACGTGTCCGTCCTCGCTGGCGAGGGCGACACGGAAACGATCCACACCGAGCACGGCACGCGCTACGCGTTGGACCTCGCGAAAGTCATGTTCTCGCCGGGCAACAAGGAGGAGCGGTCCTACATGGGAGACAGAGTGGGAGACGACGAGACCGTTCTGGACATGTTCGCCGGGATCGGCTACTTCACGCTCCCGATGGCCCGTGCCGATGCTGACGTGATCGCCGTCGAGCGCAATCCGACGGCGTTCCAGTATCTGCTCGAAAACGCCCGGCTCAACGACGTGACCGACCGGGTCCAGCCCTACCGGGCCGACTGTCGCGACGTCGTCGACGGGGTCAGTGTCGATCGCGTTGTGATGGGTTACTACGACGCGTACAAGTATCTCGACAGCGCGCTCGATGCGCTCGAACCCGGCGGCGTCCTCCACCTCCACGAAGCGACGCCCGAAGACCTGATCTTCGAGCGGCCGATCGACCGGCTGGAGGCGGCCGCGAGCGATCGAGGCCGGTCGGTCGAGGTACTCGACACCCGCCGGGTGAAGTCCTACAGCGAGGGGGTCGACCACGTCGTCGTTGACGCTCGCGTCGACTAA
- the htpX gene encoding zinc metalloprotease HtpX, with translation MQWQPDWGLRGRMVVTMFLLFALYIVFVGVLASAGVGLVGIVVVMGLFSFGQLFFSDKLALRSMGAKRVDENEYPDLHRSVSRLAQQADLPKPDVAVADSSVPNAFATGRSKKNSTVCVTTGIMETLEQDELEGVIAHELAHIKNRDVVVMTIASFLSTIAFMIVRWGWLFGGGRNRRGGGGGIFVAIAVSLVVWIVSYILIRALSRYREYAADRGGAIISGQPSALASALAKIDNRMDRVPKEDLRSQSEMNAFFIVPISKGMIANLFRTHPSTEKRIDRLQELEREMETV, from the coding sequence ATGCAGTGGCAACCGGACTGGGGGCTGCGCGGGCGCATGGTCGTGACGATGTTCCTGCTGTTTGCCCTCTACATCGTCTTCGTCGGCGTCCTCGCGTCCGCTGGCGTCGGCCTCGTGGGTATCGTCGTCGTGATGGGGTTGTTCTCGTTCGGTCAGCTGTTCTTCAGCGACAAACTCGCCCTGCGGAGCATGGGCGCGAAACGGGTCGACGAGAACGAGTACCCCGACCTCCACCGGAGCGTCTCCCGGCTGGCCCAGCAGGCCGACCTCCCCAAGCCTGACGTCGCCGTCGCCGACTCCTCGGTCCCGAACGCCTTCGCGACCGGGCGCTCGAAGAAGAACTCGACGGTCTGTGTGACGACGGGAATCATGGAGACCCTGGAGCAAGACGAACTCGAGGGTGTCATCGCCCACGAACTCGCCCACATCAAGAACCGCGACGTCGTGGTGATGACGATCGCCTCCTTCCTCTCGACGATCGCGTTCATGATCGTCCGGTGGGGATGGCTGTTCGGCGGCGGGCGCAACCGCCGGGGCGGTGGCGGCGGTATCTTCGTCGCGATCGCCGTCTCGCTGGTCGTCTGGATCGTCTCGTACATCTTGATCCGGGCCCTCTCGCGGTACCGGGAATACGCGGCCGATCGAGGCGGCGCGATCATCTCCGGCCAACCTTCGGCGCTGGCCTCCGCGCTGGCGAAGATCGACAATCGGATGGACCGCGTTCCCAAGGAGGACCTCCGAAGCCAGTCGGAGATGAACGCCTTCTTCATCGTCCCGATCTCGAAGGGGATGATCGCCAACCTCTTCCGGACCCACCCCTCGACGGAGAAGCGAATCGATCGCCTCCAGGAACTCGAACGCGAGATGGAGACGGTTTGA
- a CDS encoding purine-nucleoside phosphorylase: protein MTTPADYLSEQLQANDLLTPETAMILGSGLGGMTDEMEIELSVPYEDVPTLEASTVEGHAGRFVVGTVGEVSVLGMDGRVHYYETGDMDPIVAPIRALGELGCERLLITNAAGGINADYEPGDVMLIEDHINMQGTNPLIGRAGLGDGPMFPDMTNAYSPDLLAAARDLAADSSLTIHDGGVYAGMPGPSYETPAEIEMLDTVGADAVGMSTVPEVIVANQLGMDVVGMSTITNYAAGVVGDPLSHEEVVETIKTIEDDLRTYVTALLQRFPELE from the coding sequence ATGACGACACCGGCCGACTACCTCAGCGAACAGCTCCAGGCGAACGATCTCTTGACCCCCGAGACCGCGATGATTCTCGGCTCCGGGCTGGGTGGGATGACCGACGAGATGGAGATCGAACTGTCCGTGCCATACGAGGACGTCCCGACGCTCGAAGCCTCGACCGTCGAGGGGCACGCAGGGCGGTTCGTCGTCGGCACGGTCGGCGAGGTCAGCGTCCTGGGGATGGACGGCCGCGTCCACTACTACGAAACCGGGGACATGGACCCGATCGTCGCGCCCATCCGGGCCCTTGGGGAACTCGGCTGCGAGCGCCTCCTCATCACGAACGCCGCCGGCGGGATCAACGCCGACTACGAACCCGGGGACGTGATGCTCATCGAGGATCACATCAACATGCAGGGGACCAACCCGCTCATCGGCCGGGCGGGGCTGGGCGACGGCCCGATGTTCCCGGATATGACCAACGCCTACAGCCCGGACCTGCTCGCGGCGGCACGCGACCTCGCCGCTGACTCCTCTCTCACGATCCATGACGGCGGCGTCTACGCGGGGATGCCGGGGCCAAGCTACGAGACGCCGGCCGAGATCGAGATGCTTGACACCGTCGGTGCTGACGCCGTCGGGATGTCGACCGTGCCGGAGGTGATCGTCGCCAACCAACTGGGGATGGACGTCGTCGGGATGTCCACGATCACGAACTACGCTGCCGGCGTGGTCGGGGACCCGCTCTCCCACGAGGAGGTCGTCGAGACGATCAAGACGATTGAGGACGATCTGCGGACGTACGTGACGGCGCTGCTCCAGCGCTTCCCGGAACTCGAGTGA
- a CDS encoding ATP-dependent DNA helicase — protein sequence MDPSRIESAFPAPSYRGNQEDALRRIRAAFEAGNDVVLVRAPTGSGKSLLARAIAGCARQGSQASATDAIGAYYTTPQVSQLDDVAADPLLDDLSIIRGKSNYKCILSGETDTPVTQAPCAREREFDCQVKHRCPYFSDRSIAANQSIAAMTLAYFMQTAGSDVFGTRDVVVIDEAHGLGEWAEMYAAIDLAPDTVPVWDARPPPEIDDVETAADYAAGLSRVCDRRLTDLRAQVELEPEEAAERDRLEELRSDLTWFQEAVRDPDSPTTWVVDQPDGEGGRTTFKPLNPERFLSHTVWDRGNKFALLSATILNKDAFCASAGLDPGRVALVDLEHTFPVENRPLVDVTQGKMTYEERDATIPKVAETLVSLMARHPEEPGLVHCHSYAIQDALADELDALGVGDRVRSHDSEDRDGQLAAWKRSDDPTVFLSVKMEEALDLDGDLCRWQLLCKAPYPNTRDSRVARRLEDGDWAWYYRSALRTVIQAAGRIVRSPEDHGVTYLADASLLDLFDRARTDMPEWFAEQVDRMERPDLPAADPDAALAGLTDGRSNGGSGRSGSGGSRRSRRSSSSRSQSNPVADVWDTE from the coding sequence GTGGATCCCTCCCGTATCGAGTCGGCCTTCCCTGCGCCGTCCTACCGTGGCAACCAGGAGGACGCCCTGCGTCGCATCCGGGCGGCGTTCGAGGCCGGCAACGACGTCGTCCTCGTCCGCGCGCCGACCGGCAGCGGCAAGTCTCTGCTCGCGCGAGCCATCGCCGGGTGTGCCCGCCAGGGCAGCCAGGCCAGCGCGACCGACGCGATCGGGGCCTACTACACCACCCCGCAGGTTTCCCAACTCGACGACGTGGCGGCCGACCCCCTACTCGACGACCTCTCGATCATCCGCGGGAAATCGAACTACAAGTGCATCCTCTCGGGGGAGACTGATACCCCTGTCACCCAGGCACCCTGTGCCCGGGAGCGGGAGTTCGACTGCCAGGTCAAACACCGGTGTCCGTACTTCTCGGATCGATCGATCGCCGCCAACCAGTCGATCGCCGCGATGACGCTCGCCTATTTCATGCAAACCGCCGGCTCGGACGTCTTCGGCACGCGCGACGTGGTCGTCATCGACGAGGCCCACGGCCTGGGCGAGTGGGCCGAGATGTACGCCGCGATCGACCTCGCACCCGATACGGTCCCCGTCTGGGACGCCCGTCCGCCCCCTGAGATCGACGATGTCGAGACGGCTGCTGACTATGCCGCGGGGCTCTCCCGGGTCTGTGATCGTCGGCTGACCGACCTCCGCGCCCAGGTCGAACTCGAACCCGAGGAGGCCGCCGAACGCGACCGGCTGGAGGAACTCCGGTCGGATCTGACGTGGTTCCAGGAGGCCGTCCGCGATCCGGACAGTCCGACGACGTGGGTCGTCGATCAGCCCGACGGCGAGGGAGGTCGAACCACGTTTAAACCCCTCAATCCCGAACGCTTTCTCTCGCATACGGTCTGGGATCGTGGGAACAAGTTCGCGCTGCTCTCGGCGACGATCCTCAACAAGGACGCCTTCTGCGCGAGCGCCGGTCTCGATCCCGGCCGCGTGGCGCTGGTCGACCTCGAACACACCTTCCCCGTCGAGAACCGACCGCTAGTGGACGTCACGCAGGGGAAGATGACCTACGAGGAACGCGATGCGACGATTCCGAAGGTCGCCGAGACGCTCGTCTCGTTGATGGCCCGTCATCCCGAAGAACCCGGGCTGGTGCACTGTCACTCCTACGCGATCCAGGATGCCCTTGCCGACGAACTCGATGCGCTCGGCGTCGGCGATCGGGTCCGCTCTCACGACAGCGAGGACCGCGACGGCCAACTCGCCGCCTGGAAGCGCAGCGACGACCCGACGGTCTTTCTCTCGGTGAAGATGGAAGAAGCCCTGGATCTCGACGGTGATCTCTGTCGGTGGCAACTGCTCTGCAAGGCTCCCTACCCCAACACGCGGGATTCACGGGTCGCGCGTCGCCTGGAAGACGGCGACTGGGCGTGGTACTACCGGAGTGCGCTCCGGACGGTGATTCAGGCTGCCGGGCGGATCGTCCGCTCGCCCGAGGATCACGGGGTGACCTACCTCGCCGACGCGAGCCTGCTGGACCTCTTCGATCGCGCCCGGACCGACATGCCGGAGTGGTTCGCCGAGCAGGTCGACCGGATGGAGCGCCCCGATCTCCCGGCGGCCGATCCTGACGCTGCGCTCGCTGGACTGACCGACGGCCGGTCGAACGGCGGGAGCGGTCGGTCAGGGTCGGGCGGCTCACGGCGATCGCGCCGGTCCAGTTCCTCCCGGTCGCAATCGAACCCCGTCGCCGACGTCTGGGACACGGAATAG